The [Eubacterium] siraeum genome contains a region encoding:
- the dapB gene encoding 4-hydroxy-tetrahydrodipicolinate reductase, whose protein sequence is MTRIVITGACGKMGRVINDIVNTRDDCEITAGIDIAGEQYADFPVYKKLFDLPEKPDVIIDFSHPSLLDELLDYCKINNVPVVIATTGYTDEQIKQIKTAAGQIPVFFTFNMSLGINLLVDLAKRATKVLGDQFDIEIVEKHHNLKKDAPSGTAIMIAEAINEELGNKMHYVYDRHSVRKPREKTEIGMHSIRGGTIVGEHDVIFAGRDEVITLSHSAGSKQVFAVGSVNAAVFLSGCEKGLYQMSDLLSEA, encoded by the coding sequence ATGACGAGAATTGTAATTACAGGTGCCTGCGGCAAAATGGGCAGAGTAATAAATGACATTGTCAATACGAGAGATGACTGCGAAATAACAGCCGGCATTGATATAGCAGGTGAACAGTACGCTGACTTCCCCGTTTACAAGAAGTTATTCGATCTGCCGGAAAAGCCCGATGTTATAATCGACTTTTCGCACCCCTCACTGCTTGACGAGCTGCTCGACTACTGCAAGATAAACAATGTTCCCGTAGTTATTGCAACGACAGGCTACACAGATGAACAGATAAAGCAGATAAAGACAGCAGCGGGTCAGATTCCCGTGTTCTTCACATTCAATATGTCGCTCGGAATAAATCTTCTTGTTGATCTTGCAAAGCGTGCAACAAAGGTACTCGGCGATCAGTTTGATATTGAGATAGTTGAAAAGCACCACAATCTCAAGAAGGACGCTCCTTCGGGAACGGCAATAATGATAGCGGAAGCGATAAACGAAGAGCTTGGCAACAAGATGCACTATGTATATGACCGCCACAGCGTGAGAAAGCCCCGTGAGAAAACCGAAATCGGTATGCACTCGATAAGAGGCGGTACGATAGTAGGCGAGCATGATGTTATATTTGCGGGACGTGACGAAGTGATAACTCTTTCTCACAGCGCAGGCTCAAAACAGGTATTCGCAGTCGGCTCTGTCAATGCGGCAGTATTCTTAAGCGGCTGTGAAAAAGGTCTTTATCAGATGTCGGATCTTCTTTCCGAAGCATAA
- a CDS encoding aspartate kinase: protein MTDIKVYENISIVTFSDVPSRKRFVSTTLSAVAESGINVDMISQTPPKSDMFSFGFTFSDDDIPTLLTVLPRITAVHGITPCVNSGNVKIVIKSEEMVDQAGFAAKVFQACENICADVMLITTSVDEISLLVGDSFAASLPEEIKKVLG from the coding sequence ATGACAGATATTAAAGTATACGAAAACATATCAATCGTAACATTTTCAGATGTTCCGTCAAGAAAGCGTTTTGTTTCAACTACTCTTTCAGCGGTAGCCGAAAGCGGTATTAATGTAGATATGATCTCGCAGACACCTCCTAAGTCGGATATGTTCTCATTCGGCTTTACGTTCAGCGATGATGATATACCCACACTGCTTACCGTTTTACCCAGAATAACTGCGGTACACGGAATAACACCCTGTGTAAACAGCGGTAATGTAAAGATAGTTATCAAGAGCGAGGAAATGGTTGATCAGGCAGGTTTTGCGGCTAAGGTATTCCAGGCTTGCGAAAACATATGTGCCGATGTAATGCTCATAACAACGAGCGTTGACGAGATCAGCCTGTTGGTAGGCGACAGCTTCGCTGCCTCACTTCCCGAAGAAATCAAGAAAGTTCTTGGCTGA
- a CDS encoding ABC transporter ATP-binding protein/permease, producing MLKLVKYLKKYRKNVILGPIFKLTEAVFELIVPLVMAKIIDVGIANKDSGYIWKMGGVLVLLGVCGLGFALICQYVASVASQGFGTELRRELYHHINTLSHKEVDEFGTPSLITRLTSDINQLQVAVAMLIRLVVRAPFLVIGSTIMAFMIDVKLALIFVLVIPLVAIVMWLVTTRTIPFFKSIQKKLDKTSLITRENLVGARAVRAFSKQQHEIERFRDNAEDIEKAAVRAGKISALLSPVNAIILNLAIVAIIWFGGFSVNVGDLTQGQVIALVNYMNQILLALVVVANLVVIFTKSAACAARVNEVLDTKPSVTETDNTEENGDSSAPAVKFDKVYFSYHDNSEYALEDISFTAEKGQTIGIIGGTGSGKSTLINLIPRFYDASDGLVEVYGTDVRKYSLNRLRKKIAVVPQKAVLFSGTIRENMKWGGDNITDEQIWRALKISQAYEFVEKLENGLDYKILQGGKNLSGGQKQRLTIARAIAADPEILILDDSASALDFATDAKLRTAIKENCSDMTVFIISQRANTVKNADQIIVLDDGKTVGIGTHKELLQSCTDYCQICLTQFSAEELEKEINGDE from the coding sequence ATGCTAAAACTGGTTAAGTATCTTAAAAAATACAGAAAAAACGTAATACTCGGACCTATTTTCAAGCTGACCGAGGCAGTATTTGAGCTTATTGTTCCTCTGGTTATGGCGAAGATAATAGACGTAGGTATTGCAAACAAAGACAGCGGTTATATATGGAAGATGGGCGGAGTGCTTGTTCTGCTCGGTGTATGCGGTCTTGGATTTGCACTTATATGTCAGTATGTGGCATCGGTTGCATCACAGGGCTTCGGCACAGAGCTAAGACGTGAGCTGTATCATCATATCAACACTCTTTCGCACAAGGAGGTTGACGAATTCGGCACGCCATCACTTATAACGAGACTTACCTCCGATATAAATCAGCTGCAGGTCGCTGTTGCAATGCTGATAAGACTTGTTGTAAGAGCACCGTTTTTGGTTATCGGTTCAACGATAATGGCTTTTATGATAGATGTGAAATTAGCGCTGATTTTCGTTCTCGTCATTCCGCTTGTTGCAATTGTTATGTGGCTTGTCACAACAAGGACTATCCCCTTCTTCAAGTCGATACAGAAAAAGCTGGACAAGACCTCGCTCATCACCCGTGAAAATCTTGTCGGTGCAAGAGCCGTAAGAGCTTTTTCAAAGCAGCAGCACGAAATAGAACGTTTCAGGGATAACGCTGAGGATATTGAAAAAGCGGCAGTAAGAGCCGGCAAGATTTCAGCACTGCTCAGCCCTGTCAACGCTATTATACTGAACCTTGCAATCGTTGCAATAATATGGTTCGGCGGATTCTCGGTAAATGTCGGCGACCTTACACAAGGTCAGGTTATCGCACTTGTAAACTATATGAATCAGATCCTGCTTGCCCTTGTGGTTGTTGCAAACCTTGTTGTTATATTCACGAAGTCGGCGGCTTGTGCGGCAAGAGTAAACGAGGTGCTTGACACAAAGCCGTCAGTTACAGAAACAGACAACACCGAAGAAAACGGCGACAGCTCTGCTCCTGCCGTAAAATTCGACAAAGTATATTTCAGCTATCACGATAACAGCGAATATGCACTTGAAGATATATCATTCACAGCCGAAAAAGGTCAGACGATAGGCATAATAGGCGGTACGGGCAGCGGTAAATCAACGCTTATAAATCTTATCCCCCGATTCTATGACGCATCAGACGGTTTGGTCGAAGTTTACGGAACAGATGTCAGAAAATACAGCCTTAACCGTCTTCGCAAAAAGATAGCGGTCGTTCCTCAGAAAGCCGTGCTTTTCAGCGGTACAATCCGTGAAAATATGAAGTGGGGCGGAGATAATATAACTGACGAGCAGATATGGCGTGCGCTGAAAATCTCGCAGGCTTATGAGTTTGTTGAAAAGCTCGAAAACGGGCTTGATTATAAGATACTTCAGGGCGGTAAGAACCTTTCGGGCGGTCAGAAGCAAAGACTTACTATTGCAAGGGCAATAGCCGCAGACCCGGAGATACTGATACTTGATGACAGCGCAAGCGCACTTGACTTTGCTACAGACGCAAAGCTGAGAACAGCAATCAAGGAAAACTGCTCTGATATGACGGTGTTTATCATTTCTCAAAGAGCAAACACGGTCAAAAATGCCGATCAGATAATCGTGCTTGATGACGGTAAAACAGTCGGTATAGGCACGCATAAAGAGCTGTTACAGAGCTGTACCGACTACTGTCAGATCTGTCTTACTCAGTTCAGTGCGGAAGAACTTGAAAAGGAGATAAACGGCGATGAGTAA
- a CDS encoding ABC transporter ATP-binding protein/permease — translation MSKKNNDSGFTVLAKLLKYTKPYTFYLVFTIVSAVISAIATLYAPVLIGQAVDFIIEINNVDFKKILPIIIKLAVVVIVGAGFQWFMGYCTNILTQRTVRDLRTDAFNKLQRVPLKYIDSTPHGDIIGRVVADIDTVSDGLLQGFQQIFTGSVTIIGTLCFMFSINVGIALVVIVITPVSLIVASTIARLCSKKFKEQAALRGQITGLAEEYIGNQKVVKAFSREEYSEEKFEELNAKLYKVGVRAQFYSALTNPSTRFVNGLVYAGVGIFGALSAIGGGITVGQLSAFLSYANQYTKPFNEISGVVTELQSAFASARRIFALTESGDEISDADNKVLTDVSGNVKIDHVDFSYVPEKELIKDLNLDVKSGQQIAIVGPTGCGKTTIINLLMRFYDTDKGGISVDGNNIKDVTRDSLRLSYGMVLQETWIFEGTVRENIAYGKQDATEEEIVAAAKAAHCHSFIKRMKDGYDTIISDNDGISQGQKQLLCIARVMLAMPPMLILDEATSSIDTKTEMKIQNAFAKMTKGKTSFIVAHRLSTIKNADTILVMDKGRIIEIGNHEQLLAKNGFYAELYNSQFKKT, via the coding sequence ATGAGTAAAAAAAATAACGACAGCGGTTTTACAGTTCTTGCAAAGCTGCTGAAATATACAAAGCCTTATACGTTCTATCTCGTTTTCACGATAGTCAGCGCTGTTATAAGCGCAATAGCAACGCTGTATGCACCCGTGCTTATCGGTCAGGCTGTTGACTTTATCATTGAAATTAACAACGTTGATTTCAAAAAAATCCTGCCGATAATTATAAAGCTCGCCGTTGTGGTAATCGTAGGTGCGGGATTTCAGTGGTTTATGGGATATTGTACCAACATACTCACTCAAAGAACGGTAAGGGATTTAAGAACAGATGCTTTCAACAAGCTCCAGCGTGTACCGCTGAAATATATAGACTCTACTCCGCACGGCGATATAATAGGCAGAGTCGTTGCGGATATTGATACCGTATCCGACGGTCTGCTGCAGGGATTTCAGCAGATATTCACAGGCTCTGTCACTATAATAGGAACACTCTGCTTTATGTTCTCGATAAACGTAGGTATTGCGCTTGTAGTTATCGTTATAACCCCTGTATCGCTGATTGTGGCTTCCACCATAGCAAGACTTTGCTCAAAGAAATTCAAGGAGCAGGCGGCGCTCAGAGGTCAGATCACCGGACTTGCCGAAGAATATATCGGAAATCAGAAGGTCGTAAAGGCTTTCTCCCGTGAAGAATACAGCGAAGAAAAATTCGAAGAACTTAACGCAAAGCTGTATAAGGTCGGCGTAAGAGCGCAGTTCTACTCTGCTCTTACCAATCCCTCCACAAGATTTGTAAACGGTCTTGTATATGCCGGTGTCGGAATTTTCGGCGCACTCAGCGCTATAGGCGGCGGTATCACGGTAGGTCAGCTTTCAGCATTTTTATCATACGCCAACCAGTATACAAAGCCGTTCAACGAAATTTCAGGCGTTGTTACCGAATTACAATCGGCGTTTGCATCGGCAAGACGTATATTCGCCCTCACCGAAAGCGGCGATGAAATATCCGATGCTGACAACAAGGTGCTTACAGATGTAAGCGGAAACGTAAAGATTGATCACGTTGACTTCTCTTACGTTCCCGAAAAAGAGCTTATCAAGGATCTTAATCTTGATGTAAAGAGCGGTCAGCAGATAGCTATTGTAGGTCCTACCGGCTGCGGTAAAACCACTATAATCAACCTGCTTATGCGTTTCTATGATACGGATAAGGGCGGTATCTCGGTTGACGGCAACAATATAAAGGACGTGACCCGTGATTCGCTCAGGCTCAGCTACGGCATGGTGCTTCAGGAAACATGGATTTTTGAGGGTACAGTCCGTGAAAATATAGCTTACGGAAAACAGGACGCAACTGAAGAAGAAATTGTAGCCGCCGCAAAAGCTGCTCACTGCCATAGCTTTATAAAGCGTATGAAAGACGGTTATGATACGATAATAAGCGACAATGACGGTATTTCACAGGGTCAGAAGCAGCTTTTGTGCATAGCCCGTGTAATGCTTGCAATGCCTCCAATGCTGATTCTCGACGAAGCGACCAGCAGCATTGATACAAAGACCGAAATGAAGATTCAGAACGCTTTCGCAAAGATGACAAAGGGCAAAACGAGCTTTATAGTAGCTCACAGATTATCGACTATAAAAAATGCCGATACCATTCTGGTAATGGATAAAGGCAGGATTATCGAGATCGGTAATCACGAACAGCTTCTTGCTAAGAACGGATTCTATGCGGAACTTTACAACAGTCAGTTCAAGAAAACCTGA
- the tnpA gene encoding IS200/IS605 family transposase gives MNDNHSLSHSKWNCKYHIVFAPKYRRQVVYGQLKADIGKILRTLCEQKKVNIIEAEACPDHIHMLVEIPPNISVAQFMGYLKGKSSLMIFDRHANLKYKYGNRHFWCRGYYVDTVGKNKKAIEEYIRNQLTEDIANDQITLKEYIDPFTGSKNQ, from the coding sequence ATGAATGACAATCATAGTTTATCACATTCGAAGTGGAATTGCAAGTATCACATAGTATTCGCACCGAAATACCGAAGGCAGGTAGTGTACGGGCAGTTGAAAGCAGATATAGGGAAAATACTGCGAACATTATGTGAACAGAAAAAAGTGAATATAATCGAAGCAGAAGCATGCCCGGATCACATACATATGTTGGTGGAAATACCACCGAACATAAGTGTAGCGCAGTTTATGGGGTATCTAAAAGGAAAGAGCTCATTGATGATATTTGATAGGCATGCAAATTTGAAATACAAGTATGGGAATCGGCATTTCTGGTGCAGAGGATATTACGTAGATACAGTAGGAAAGAACAAAAAGGCAATAGAAGAATACATAAGAAACCAACTTACAGAAGATATAGCAAACGATCAAATAACACTGAAAGAGTATATTGACCCGTTTACGGGTAGCAAGAACCAGTAA